In the genome of Populus alba chromosome 11, ASM523922v2, whole genome shotgun sequence, one region contains:
- the LOC118043701 gene encoding bifunctional protein FolD 2, which produces MASQSEHKATVIDGKLIAQTIRSEIAEEVRQLSEKYGKVPGLAVVIVGNRKDSQSYVGMKRKACAEVGIQSFDMDLPEQISEDELVSKVHELNANPDVHGILVQLPLPKHINEEKVLSEISLAKDVDGFHPLNIGKLAMKDREPLFQPCTPKGCLELLHRSGISIKGKRAVVVGRSNIVGLPVSLLLLKADATVTVVHSRSNDQESIIREADIIIAAAGQPMMIKGSWIKPGAAVIDVGTNAVDDPSRKSGYRLVGDVDFKEACKIAGCITPVPGGVGPMTVAMLLKNTLEGAKRVIV; this is translated from the exons ATGGCGTCCCAATCGGAACATAAAGCCACCGTAATCGACGGCAAGCTCATCGCTCAAACAATCCGATCAGAAATCGCCGAGGAAGTCCGTCAACTCTCAGAGAAATACGGCAAG GTTCCTGGGTTAGCTGTAGTAATTGTGGGCAATAGGAAGGATTCTCAAAGCTATGTGGGTATGAAAAGAAAAGCGTGTGCTGAAGTTGGGATTCAGTCCTTTGACATGGACCTTCCGGAGCAAATATCTGAAGATGAACTCGTTTCCAAGGTTCATGAGTTAAACGCAAATCCTGATGTGCATG GAATATTGGTTCAGCTGCCACTGCCAAAGCATATAAACGAAGAGAAAGTTTTAAGTGAAATTAGTCTTGCAAAGGATGTAGATGGCTTTCATCCTCTGAACATCGGCAAACTTGCAATGAAAGACAGAGAACCGCTTTTCCAACCCTGCACCCCCAag GGTTGTCTTGAACTTCTACATCGAAGTGGTATAAGTATAAAGGGAAAAAGGGCTGTTGTTGTAGGTCGCAGTAACATAGTTGGATTACCAGTTTCCTTGCTTCTTCTGAAAGCAGATGCCACTGTTACTGTGGTCCATTCACGTTCTAATGATCAAGAAAGCATCATTCGTGAAGCTGACATCATTATTGCAGCAGCAGGGCAACCAATGATG ATAAAAGGAAGTTGGATTAAACCTGGTGCTGCAGTTATTGATGTTGGGACAAATGCTGTAGATGATCCAAGTAGAAAGTCAGGTTATAGGTTAGTGGGAGATGTGGATTTCAAGGAAGCATGTAAGATAGCTGGATGTATTACTCCAGTTCCTGGGGGCGTGGGTCCAATGACTGTTGCAATGCTGCTCAAGAACACTTTGGAAGGTGCAAAGCGGGTTATTGTGTAG